The genomic window CGGTCGTCTATTGATAAATGCAGCCAAGTGTGGTATAATTGGAATTGACAGAGCGTTTCCTGCCATTTTGGGACGTGATCTATTATTACAGTATTCTTCATACAAGGAGATAAGGAGAAACACATGATACTATTGGTTGTAGATACACAAAAGGGCTGTTTTAACGAAAGGCTGTATTCGTTTGAAAGGGTAAGAAACAACATTAAACAGCTAATTGCAGCGGCAAGAGAAAACAATGTTGAGGTCGTATATGTTCAGCATGATGACGGCCCGGGTACCAGTCTTGACAAGTCTGCGGACAACTATGAGATATACGAGGAATTTGCTCCGAGAGACGGTGAAAAACGTTTTGAAAAGAATGTAAACAGCGCTTTCCACCCGATGACAGTATTAAGGCAACACCGCACAAAGACCGCCTGAAGGCTTTGTACGCAACTTACTTGCATCT from Ruminococcus sp. NK3A76 includes these protein-coding regions:
- a CDS encoding isochorismatase family protein; its protein translation is MILLVVDTQKGCFNERLYSFERVRNNIKQLIAAARENNVEVVYVQHDDGPGTSLDKSADNYEIYEEFAPRDGEKRFEKNVNSAFHPMTVLRQHRTKTA